A portion of the Paenibacillus marchantiae genome contains these proteins:
- a CDS encoding GNAT family N-acetyltransferase, protein MSNNVEAPVLMIRECELRDAEAVTGLMREVSYPTTANVMKERIECLESNPNACMLVAEVDEQIIGVIGLQCVQSHAYPEPAAQITSLIVGQEHRGGGIGRRLMARAEDWGRQQGGKQLFVTGANREVTSTTYSFYEHIGFQKRGYRFSKVLL, encoded by the coding sequence ATGTCCAATAATGTTGAGGCCCCTGTACTGATGATCCGAGAGTGTGAACTGCGAGATGCTGAAGCGGTAACGGGACTGATGCGAGAGGTCAGCTATCCCACAACAGCCAATGTCATGAAAGAGCGCATTGAATGTTTGGAAAGCAATCCAAACGCATGCATGCTTGTTGCCGAAGTGGATGAACAGATTATTGGTGTGATTGGCTTGCAATGTGTGCAAAGTCATGCCTATCCGGAACCTGCCGCACAAATTACGTCCTTGATTGTAGGGCAAGAGCATCGTGGGGGCGGAATTGGCCGTCGTCTGATGGCTCGTGCCGAGGATTGGGGCAGACAGCAAGGTGGGAAACAATTGTTTGTCACCGGAGCGAACCGTGAAGTGACTTCAACAACCTATTCTTTCTACGAGCATATTGGTTTCCAGAAGAGAGGCTATCGTTTCAGTAAAGTCCTTCTATAG
- the purT gene encoding formate-dependent phosphoribosylglycinamide formyltransferase, protein MWGAPFSAQAKKMLLLGSGELGKEVVIEAQRLGVETIAVDRYENAPAMQVAHRSYCIDMLNAEALKQLIRKEQPHYIVPEIEAIATEALLELEEEGFCVVPTARAARLTMDREGIRRLAAEQLNLPTAAYLFADNLEQLQEAVRELGTPCVIKPLMSSSGKGQSVCRTSDDVEDCWNIALSGARGKSVRVIVESFVKFDSEITLLTVRSVSGTVFCPPIGHIQKDGDYVESWQPHAMTPEQWEQACHIAKLVTDELGGYGLFGVELFLTSDGVVFSEVSPRPHDTGMVTMVTQDSSEFALHVRAILGFPVTGVHLLTPGASATLKANDETSDFTVGGIEEALALPRTQVRVFGKPETKVGRRMAVALSAGQDVEEARKTAVQAANMLKVEVNHVQ, encoded by the coding sequence ATGTGGGGTGCTCCATTTTCGGCTCAAGCCAAAAAAATGCTGCTACTGGGCAGCGGAGAATTGGGAAAAGAGGTCGTTATTGAGGCTCAACGACTGGGAGTAGAGACGATCGCTGTTGATCGTTACGAAAACGCACCTGCCATGCAGGTTGCGCATCGGTCTTACTGCATCGACATGTTAAATGCCGAAGCTCTGAAACAATTGATCCGAAAGGAACAACCTCATTACATCGTACCTGAGATTGAAGCAATCGCAACAGAAGCTTTACTCGAGCTTGAGGAAGAAGGATTTTGTGTCGTTCCTACGGCCCGTGCTGCCCGTTTAACGATGGATCGCGAAGGCATCCGCCGTCTGGCAGCCGAACAATTGAACCTTCCGACAGCGGCCTATCTTTTTGCGGACAACCTGGAACAACTTCAGGAAGCTGTTCGTGAATTGGGTACACCATGCGTCATCAAACCACTAATGAGTTCTTCCGGTAAAGGGCAGAGTGTATGCCGTACATCGGATGACGTAGAGGATTGCTGGAACATTGCTCTTTCGGGAGCACGTGGCAAATCCGTACGTGTCATTGTGGAAAGCTTTGTGAAGTTTGACAGCGAAATTACGCTGCTCACTGTTAGATCTGTCTCAGGGACTGTATTTTGTCCTCCGATCGGTCATATTCAGAAAGATGGGGATTATGTCGAATCGTGGCAGCCTCATGCGATGACACCAGAGCAATGGGAACAAGCTTGTCATATTGCCAAGTTGGTTACGGATGAACTCGGTGGTTATGGACTGTTCGGGGTCGAATTATTCCTGACATCAGATGGAGTTGTGTTCAGCGAGGTATCGCCTCGTCCGCATGATACAGGCATGGTTACTATGGTAACGCAAGATAGTTCCGAGTTTGCGCTGCATGTGCGTGCAATTCTTGGTTTTCCGGTCACAGGTGTACATTTACTGACACCGGGAGCTTCAGCAACGCTGAAGGCTAATGATGAAACATCTGACTTTACTGTAGGCGGGATTGAAGAAGCACTGGCGCTTCCTCGTACTCAGGTTCGTGTATTTGGCAAACCTGAGACCAAAGTGGGACGCCGAATGGCCGTAGCATTAAGTGCCGGCCAAGATGTGGAAGAAGCTCGTAAAACAGCGGTACAAGCCGCTAATATGCTGAAAGTGGAGGTAAATCATGTCCAATAA